The genomic DNA CATTCCAATTACAAAGACGGATACTTACATGAGAAGAAATTATAAGGTAGCAGATAATTCTAATTTGAGAGATGGAGATTATGCTTCTTCTAAGTATTATAATTTAGATAAAGAAGAGTTAGAAGGAAGAAGTGGTCCAAGAATGTATAATTCTCCCAAAAAACCAGAACAAGAGAGAGATTCTTTAGGTAACGTGGTTGAAAACTTTAAATATGATGCTAAAAGAAGAACAACTTTAATTAGTGAGAAAACGAGAGTTTATAAAGGAGGTTCATGGGCAGATAGAGAGTATTGGTTAGATCCGGCTCAAAGAAGATATTTCCCGCAATACATGGCAACGAATTATATTGGATTTAGATGTGCTACGGATAAGGTAGGACCTATGATGATGAATAAGAAGAAAACACCAATGCCTAAATATAGGTATAACTAATATTTAATAATATTTTTATGAAAACCTCATTACATTTGTAATGAGGTTTTTTATATTAAAAAGATGAGTATAGCAGATTTATATAAACTATATAGCAAGCACTATTTAGTAGATACGGACACTAGAAAGATTAGGGAAAACACAATTTTTTTCGCATTAAAAGGAGTTAATTTTAATGGAAATGAGTATGCAAGAGAGGCACTTGAAAGAGGAGCTGCGTTTAGCGTTGTTGATGAGGAAAAATATCAGGTGGATGAAAATATCATTCTTGTGGATAATGTTTTAGCAACGATGCAAAATTTAGCACATTATCATAGAACTAAATTGGGCTTACCTATCATAGGACTGACGGGTAGTAACGGGAAAACAACAACTAAAGAGTTGATTAAACAGGTGCTTAGCAGAAAATATAACACAGTAGCTACCGTAGGGAATTTAAATAACCATATAGGAGTTCCTTTGACTTTGCTATCCATGACACCTAAAACAGAAGTAGGTATTGTTGAAATGGGGGCAAATCACTCTGAAGAAATAGCCTTTTTATGTGAGATTGCGGCTCCTGATTATGGGTACATTACTAATTTTGGAAAAGCTCATTTAGAAGGATTTGGAAGTGTAGAAGGAGTTATTAAGGCTAAGTCGGAGCTGTATGATTACTTGAGATGTCATAACAAAACGGTATTCGTGAATTATAAAGACCTTATTCAAATGGAGAGGACAAAACAAATGGCTAGGATATTACTTGATAAAGAAATTCTTTTTCAAGAAGCAAATCCATTTGTTGTATTAGCTTATAAAGGAAGTGAAATTCGAAGTAATTTAATAGGGAAATATAATTATACTAATATTGCTGCAGCCATTACTTTCGGGATTTATTTTGGGGTAAGCTCTGAGGAGATAAAAATAGCAATGGAGAGTTATATACCTAAAAATAACAGATCTCAGGTAATAAAAAAAGGAAGTAATACAATTATATTAGATGCTTATAATGCAAACCCTACGAGTATGATTGCAGCTTTAGATAACTTTAAAAGCTTAAAAACTTCTCAAAAGACGGTTATTTTAGGGGATATGTTTGAGTTAGGAAAGGAAGCGAATAAGGAGCATCAAAAGCTAGCGAATTTTGTAGGTAATTTGGATTGTGAAAATGTATTCTTTATAGGAGAGTATTTTTCACAAATAGCAACAGATTTCCTTCAATTTAAGAATTTTGAGGAGTTCAAGAATTACCTCTTAACGAATAAGATAATAAATAATACTATTCTTATAAAAGGATCTAGAGGAATGGCTTTAGAAAGGGTCTTAGATATTATTTGATGTTTGTTTTATGGTATTCTAATAGATTATCAATTGGTCTTTGTATGACAGCAGTGATAGAAAGACCATTCTTTTTAGCAACTTTATCTAATATGTTTTTAAAATAAAAAGCAATAGAACCAATAAAGTATATTGGTATATCTGCGGGTTTATTATAGGGAAGTACTCTATATTTGAAAAACTCTTGGAAGCCTTTTTTAATTAATTTTTTGATATATTTTTCTTCTTTGAAATCAAACATAAACTTAGCAAAAGAAGCTAGGTATCTATTCGGGTTAGGTTGAAGGTATAAGTTGTCTTTAACAAAATCAGCATCTGTATTAAACTGTTGATTGAATGCAAATAGCATCTTTTCAGGCATTTTTTGGTAGTAAAAATCGCGAAGCAATAGTTTTCCAAAGTAATTACCGCTAGCTTCATCCATCAATGAATAGCCCAAAGATTCAGCATTCATTTCCATAGAATTACCGTCAAAATAGCAGCTATTAGAACCTGTTCCAAGAATGCAAACTAAAGCAGGTCTTTTACCAGAAGAAGCATAAACAGCAGCTAGCATATCTTCTGCAATAATAACTTTTGAGTTTATAAAGATATTTTCTAAAACGTCTGCTAAAATTTGAGCAGGTTTGGGAGTTCCACAGCCTGCCCCATAAAAATGAATTTCATTGACCTTTTCTTTTATGTTTATTAATTCAAACATATTTACGATTCGGTTTTTTAGTTCTTCTTTATTTAGAACAGCAGGGTTTAATCCTAGTGTACGTACCCTAAAAACTTCATTTTTTTCATTGTCAAGAGCAATCCAATCGACTTTTGTAGAGCCGCCGTCAGCGATTAAGATCATGTTATTAAAGATAAAATAGTGGATAGCCAAGCTACGCAATATTTCGTGAAAAATAAAGAATAAAAGCATAAAAATAGTACAAAATCGCTTCTCTTTTGTGCTGTTTTTATAAATCTAATTTCTCGTATTCAGAATTGTTTGATTTGTATTCGGGTACTAAGTCTTTTATTATCTTAACGGTAGCTTTATTTTGATGCTCTTTATTTTTTAGGCACAGTTCTTTAATTTTTATTAAGGTGGTATTGATATCTAAATTTTGATTTTTTGCGATTAAAATTTTTTCATGATAGGTTGGTTTGGTGTTTTCGCCATTCGCTAATAACTCTTCGTATAACTTTTCTCCTGGCCTTAAACCAGTTATTTTAATATTGATATCTTCAGGGTATTTTAAGCCAGATAGATGGATCATTCTTTTAGCAATATCGTATATTTTTACAGAATCTCCCATATCAAAAATATAGATTTCCCCACCTTTTCCCATTGTGCCGGCCTCAAGAACTAATCGGCAAGCCTCAGGAATCGTCATAAAAAAGCGAGTAATGTCTTTGTGAGTTACTGTTAGTGGTCCTCCATTTTCAATTTGTTTTTTAAACAAAGGAATAACAGATCCATTTGAGCCTAAAACATTACCAAAACGAGTAATGGTGAATTTAGTGAGGGAACTACTTTTACTTAGGCAACTAATATACATTTCGGCAACTCTCTTTGTAGCTCCCATTACATTTGTTGGGTTTACAGCTTTATCAGTAGAAACCATTACAAATCTTTCTACAGAATGTTTTATGGATAAATCAGCGATATTTAAGGTGCCCGCAATATTAATTTTTACAGCTTCATAAGGACTTTCCTCCATCAGAGGCACATGTTTATAAGCAGCAGCATGAAATACTTTATTGGGCTTAAAACGCTTAAAGATATCGTCCATTCGAATATTGTCTCTAACGTCGGCAACAATACAGGTGAAATTTTTAGTTCTTTGTTGAATTAGTTCTTGCTGTAATTCGTAAAGAGGTGATTCAGCCTGATCTACTAAGATTAGGTGTTTGTGTTTATAAAGACTCAATTGCCTAGAAATTTCAGAACCAATAGACCCAGCAGCTCCTGTAACTAAAATAACTTTATTATCAACTTCTCTTTGTACAATGGGATTGTCAATAGAAATAGGTTTTCTATTAAGGAGGTCTTCAATTTTTACTTGTTTTATTTGGTTTACTTCGAAATCGCCTCCAATCCATTTAGATAAAGGGGGAACTATTTTTACTTTGAGTCCTAAATCTAAAAGAATATCAGTAATCTCTAGAATTCGATTAGGCTTAATGTTTTGCATTGAGATGATAACCTCTTTGATATTTTTTCTATCAACAAAATCGAGTGTTAATTGATGTAAGGAGTAAATTCTAACTCTATCTATCTTCTTTCCAATTTTATTTTTGTCATCATCAATAAACCCTGATATCTCATAGTTGCTTTTAGTATCTTTATTCAGT from Tenacibaculum maritimum NCIMB 2154 includes the following:
- a CDS encoding UDP-N-acetylmuramoyl-tripeptide--D-alanyl-D-alanine ligase, producing MSIADLYKLYSKHYLVDTDTRKIRENTIFFALKGVNFNGNEYAREALERGAAFSVVDEEKYQVDENIILVDNVLATMQNLAHYHRTKLGLPIIGLTGSNGKTTTKELIKQVLSRKYNTVATVGNLNNHIGVPLTLLSMTPKTEVGIVEMGANHSEEIAFLCEIAAPDYGYITNFGKAHLEGFGSVEGVIKAKSELYDYLRCHNKTVFVNYKDLIQMERTKQMARILLDKEILFQEANPFVVLAYKGSEIRSNLIGKYNYTNIAAAITFGIYFGVSSEEIKIAMESYIPKNNRSQVIKKGSNTIILDAYNANPTSMIAALDNFKSLKTSQKTVILGDMFELGKEANKEHQKLANFVGNLDCENVFFIGEYFSQIATDFLQFKNFEEFKNYLLTNKIINNTILIKGSRGMALERVLDII
- a CDS encoding nucleoside-diphosphate sugar epimerase/dehydratase; protein product: MVAYTVRFNASLNFDFNNFKYQIPFIALIALISFVLVGSYKGIVRHTGTKDAFNIFMGVSILSLITVSFLTLNRAFNLFPNFTIPISIVIIHYLISIFVLIISRFLFKTFYEIISTELNTITNVLIYGTGDSGLITYGVLNKDTKSNYEISGFIDDDKNKIGKKIDRVRIYSLHQLTLDFVDRKNIKEVIISMQNIKPNRILEITDILLDLGLKVKIVPPLSKWIGGDFEVNQIKQVKIEDLLNRKPISIDNPIVQREVDNKVILVTGAAGSIGSEISRQLSLYKHKHLILVDQAESPLYELQQELIQQRTKNFTCIVADVRDNIRMDDIFKRFKPNKVFHAAAYKHVPLMEESPYEAVKINIAGTLNIADLSIKHSVERFVMVSTDKAVNPTNVMGATKRVAEMYISCLSKSSSLTKFTITRFGNVLGSNGSVIPLFKKQIENGGPLTVTHKDITRFFMTIPEACRLVLEAGTMGKGGEIYIFDMGDSVKIYDIAKRMIHLSGLKYPEDINIKITGLRPGEKLYEELLANGENTKPTYHEKILIAKNQNLDINTTLIKIKELCLKNKEHQNKATVKIIKDLVPEYKSNNSEYEKLDL
- a CDS encoding N-acetylglucosamine kinase, producing MILIADGGSTKVDWIALDNEKNEVFRVRTLGLNPAVLNKEELKNRIVNMFELINIKEKVNEIHFYGAGCGTPKPAQILADVLENIFINSKVIIAEDMLAAVYASSGKRPALVCILGTGSNSCYFDGNSMEMNAESLGYSLMDEASGNYFGKLLLRDFYYQKMPEKMLFAFNQQFNTDADFVKDNLYLQPNPNRYLASFAKFMFDFKEEKYIKKLIKKGFQEFFKYRVLPYNKPADIPIYFIGSIAFYFKNILDKVAKKNGLSITAVIQRPIDNLLEYHKTNIK